A segment of the Candidatus Aegiribacteria sp. genome:
TCGGGAGATTGCGAAGTTATTTGGTGTTCCTGCAAGGCACGGAAGAAGGCGCATAGCAACGCTATGTAACTGATTCCGTAACGTCGCAGGGGCATCAAAGAACGAGCAGGACACGACAGATAATGCTTGACAGTGTACTAGTGATAAAGGAGTTGTGATGAACGGAGTTAAAGTCGATCTAAACAGTATTTGCGGACTATCCGAGAATATCGTCGCGCGTGAAATCGAAGATGAGTTTATTATTATACCTCTGGTTTCTGGAATCGGTAACGCAGAAGATGATATTTTTTCGCTTAATGAAACCGGGAAGGCGCTTTGTAAGAGGTTGGACGGGAAAAAAACTCTTTTTGATATTGTTGATGAGTTTTGCGAGGAGTATGAAGGTGAAAGGAAAGAGATAGAAAGTGATGTTCTGGACCTGGTCTCTGAGATGGTTAAGCGGGGGATGCTTATCGTGTTCGGATGAGTATACCCGCTCTTTGTCCAACGGCGAGTTCGGAGCAATAACAACCGTTTATTTCGATAATGATGAGTTTTCAGAAAATATCTCTTAATAATCGACATCTGATCTCTTTTATGAGCGCTGCTCATGAGAAAGGGTGCGCGTTTCGTTTCCTGGTAAAGGGGGCCAGTATGGCGCCTTTTATACAGGCCGGGGATATCCTTACGGTAACCGGATCTGCGGAGGGTTACGATATAGGTGAGATCGCGGCGTTTGTATTCCCTTCCGACAAAAGAAAACTTATCGTACACAGGATTGTAAGCAAAAGGAATGGTATGTATTTGCTCAAAGGTGATAATATTCCGGCAAGAGACGGGTTCATTCCGGAGGATAATATGCTGGGTAAAGTGGCCAGAGTTGAGCGAGATGGACGCGAGATACTGTTCGGTGCGGGACGCATGAAAAGGACAATAGCCTTGTTAAGCAGATGGAATATTTTACAGGTGTTACTATTTATTTTGCGTTTGTTCCCCCGATTTGTTAAAGAGAAGATAAAAATGCGAGGCAGGTTATATGGTCGATCCTGTTAGTTATGAGGTGTTTCCCGAATCTGAGTTATGGGATAAATTAGCGAAGAGAAAAAGGTTGATATTTTTTGATATAGAGATAACGGCTCGGTGCAATAATGACTGCACGCACTGTTATATAAACCTTCCCGCGGGGGACCATGAGGCGAAGAATAAAGAACTTTCCCTGAAGCAGATTTGTGATATCGCGGATCAGGCTGTGGAAATGGGGGCTTTATGGTGCCTGATCACCGGGGGTGAACCCCTTTTAAGGGAAGATTTTTTTGATATATACATGGTACTCAGGAAGAAAGGGCTTTTAACGTCAGTTTTTACCAATGCCTGTCTGGTTACCGAGGAGCATGCGGATCTCTTCCAGAAATACCCTCCCCGCGATATCGAAGTTACAGTTTACGGTGTTACTAAAAGTACCTATGAGAAGATAAGCCGGAGGCCTGGTTCTTTTGAGGCATTTATGTGTGGACTGGATATACTTTTGTCTAGAGGTATAC
Coding sequences within it:
- a CDS encoding PqqD family protein; the encoded protein is MNGVKVDLNSICGLSENIVAREIEDEFIIIPLVSGIGNAEDDIFSLNETGKALCKRLDGKKTLFDIVDEFCEEYEGERKEIESDVLDLVSEMVKRGMLIVFG
- a CDS encoding S26 family signal peptidase, which encodes MSAAHEKGCAFRFLVKGASMAPFIQAGDILTVTGSAEGYDIGEIAAFVFPSDKRKLIVHRIVSKRNGMYLLKGDNIPARDGFIPEDNMLGKVARVERDGREILFGAGRMKRTIALLSRWNILQVLLFILRLFPRFVKEKIKMRGRLYGRSC
- a CDS encoding radical SAM protein, coding for MVDPVSYEVFPESELWDKLAKRKRLIFFDIEITARCNNDCTHCYINLPAGDHEAKNKELSLKQICDIADQAVEMGALWCLITGGEPLLREDFFDIYMVLRKKGLLTSVFTNACLVTEEHADLFQKYPPRDIEVTVYGVTKSTYEKISRRPGSFEAFMCGLDILLSRGI